The Vitis riparia cultivar Riparia Gloire de Montpellier isolate 1030 chromosome 3, EGFV_Vit.rip_1.0, whole genome shotgun sequence genome includes a region encoding these proteins:
- the LOC117910686 gene encoding protein DMR6-LIKE OXYGENASE 2-like, giving the protein MATATPNLLQPPNFTCVKSLSESSALTSIPSTYTFTTDPNQLLAFEPQHSIPIIDFSLLTSGDADQRSRAIQDLDQACLEWGFFMLINHGVPESLMTGMIEACRGFFDLTEEEKREFQGTHLLSPIRYGTSFNARVDQILLWRDFLKVFAHPQFHSPSKPAGFSEVCLEYTQSIRKVVGELLKGISKSLGLEEWYIDKTMNMDSGLQILIANLYPPCPQPEYAMGLPPHSDHGFLTLLIQNGIGGLQVQHKGHWFDMNPIPNSILVITGDNLEVLSNGKYKSMLHRVVVNNKTTRISLAVFNGPSLDTVVEPAPELSQPSTYVGMTYKEYLELQQGNKLDGKTCLDRVRIKTM; this is encoded by the exons ATGGCCACCGCCACTCCAAACCTTCTCCAACCTCCTAACTTTACATGCGTCAAATCCCTATCCGAATCTTCTGCTCTCACCTCCATCCCTTCCACCTACACCTTCACCACTGATCCCAATCAACTCCTCGCTTTTGAGCCACAGCACTCCATCCCCATCATCGACTTCTCCTTACTCACCTCTGGTGATGCTGATCAACGCTCCAGAGCCATCCAGGACCTTGACCAAGCCTGTCTGGAATGGGGCTTCTTCATG TTGATCAATCACGGTGTGCCGGAGAGTCTGATGACGGGGATGATTGAGGCGTGTAGAGGGTTCTTTGATCTGACGGAGGAGGAGAAGCGTGAGTTTCAGGGGACCCATCTTCTGTCTCCGATCAGGTACGGCACAAGCTTCAATGCTAGGGTGGACCAGATTTTGTTATGGAGAGATTTTCTGAAGGTCTTCGCGCATCCACAGTTTCACTCTCCCAGCAAACCAGCGGGCTTCAG TGAGGTTTGTCTAGAATATACCCAAAGCATCAGAAAAGTGGTTGGAGAATTACTTAAAGGGATATCGAAGAGCTTGGGATTGGAAGAGTGGTATATAGACAAGACCATGAATATGGATTCGGGTTTACAAATCCTCATTGCCAACCTCTATCCACCCTGTCCTCAGCCAGAATATGCAATGGGATTGCCGCCTCATTCAGACCACGGCTTCTTGACCCTCCTCATACAGAATGGGATTGGTGGGCTTCAGGTGCAGCACAAAGGACATTGGTTCGATATGAATCCAATCCCCAACTCCATTTTGGTTATCACCGGCGACAATCTTGAG GTTTTAAGTAATGGTAAGTACAAGAGTATGTTGCATCGAGTAGTGGTGAATAACAAAACCACTAGGATATCATTGGCTGTTTTTAATGGACCATCACTAGACACAGTCGTTGAGCCAGCACCAGAGCTAAGTCAGCCATCGACATATGTTGGAATGACATATAAAGAATACTTGGAACTTCAACAAGGAAACAAACTTGATGGGAAAACTTGCTTGGATCGAGTCCGAATCAAAACAATGTGA